The following coding sequences are from one Procambarus clarkii isolate CNS0578487 chromosome 86, FALCON_Pclarkii_2.0, whole genome shotgun sequence window:
- the LOC123767457 gene encoding uncharacterized protein isoform X3 — translation MSGGSSVTYLPPELYPSQVSFVSINKDFSLLKPGKQELLRGPRRVVRLCVFALVLPALLITIPLYVRLVLYPPGHYPMVPTDQRLLSRHVSSVWCQAQKAHMNGTFNGYLSRSAPGVDPQRRTHVMLHSLALRDDVKEYWGFFLLKGSTVTLSSCSRWDGGQLMVLRGAENLHRCAWIGEEDSAEEEEEEDDVASNERHELQRHNMPGFTAPQEHSLTDNRKSGIADDTSHSSVPLFSEERRQSISELLRKAIKISKDKTEILRILHTEGKTRNFAFENQITDKDLALQNNTDNSTHAVPEIVALVDGQTETDANNSRKNISEIRQSVPSVDTLPGGTLPGGTLPGGTLPGGTLPGGTLPGGTHPGGTLPGGTHPGQLRKARRKLKVKRKKGKRKRLNDKLNKKGMSRDENNTEELLVEDENTRRSRFKRFADDEEDTGNGAFEELDSNDLLDTNTEADLNKRKIDRLKEEQAIGHIFFPEGVKFERGRFNQSTVNDNSREEHRSSYSSSEEALASCEGVILTLPLLPYRSCSYQTVDINKIVYDIPVTGTYYFVFSSDNEIYVNDLFFNLTMERVVYDVKNSEELCLNTTECSMPLRFWSDEQAVVEVPQEAGWDNSYVLETKCEPRVYIYLTMILLVPVLIMCCAFH, via the exons AGTTATTACGAGGTCCGCGTCGCGTGGTGCGGCTGTGCGTGTTCGCGCTGGTGCTGCCGGCGCTGCTCATCACTATACCCTTGTACGTGCGTCTGGTCCTCTACCCTCCGGGGCACTACCCCATGGTGCCCACTGACCAGCGGCTCCTTAGTCGTCACGTCtccagtgtctggtgccag GCGCAGAAGGCCCACATGAACGGTACCTTCAACGGGTACCTGTCGAGGAGCGCCCCCGGCGTCGACCCCCAGCGGCGCACACACGTCATGCTCCACTCTCTCGCCCTCAGGGACGACGTTAAGGAGTACTGGGGCTTCTTCTTGCTGAAGGGCTCCACCGTCACCCTCTCCTCCTGCTCCAG ATGGGATGGAGGGCAGCTGATGGTGCTACGAGGGGCGGAGAACCTTCACCGCTGCGCTTGGATCGGGGAGGAGGACtctgccgaagaggaggaggaggaggacgacgtGGCCAGCAATGAACGCCACGAGCTCCAACGACACAACATGCCGGGCTTCACAGCTCCGCAAGAACACTCGCTCACAGACAACAGAAAATCTGGGATCGCAGACGACACTTCCCACTCGAGTGTTCCGCTCTTCTCGGAAGAGCGTCGTCAGAGTATCAGTGAACTCTTGCGGAAGGCCATCAAAATCAGCAAAGACAAAACGGAGATTCTGCGAATTCTTCACACTGAGGGTAAGACTCGTAATTTTGCGTTTGAGAACCAGATTACAGACAAGGACTTAGCATTACAAAATAATACAGACAATTCAACACACGCTGTGCCCGAAATAGTAGCACTGGTCGACGGACAGACGGAGACTGATGCTAACAACAGCAGGAAAAACATCTCCGAAATCAGGCAGAGTGTACCGTCAGTTGATACACTCCCAGGTGGTACACTCCCAGGTGGTACACTCCCAGGTGGTACACTCCCAGGTGGTACACTCCCAGGTGGTACACTCCCAGGTGGTACACACCCAG GTGGTACACTCCCAGGTGGTACACACCCAGGCCAGCTGAGGAAAGCCAGAAGAAAATTAAAAGTCAAAAGGAAGAAAGGTAAACGTAAACGTCTAAATGATAAACTAAACAAGAAGGGAATGTCTCGAGATGAAAATAATACTGAAGAACTATTGGTTGAAGACGAAAATACAAGACGATCACGGTTCAAGAGATTTGCCGACGATGAAGAAGATACTGGCAACGGTGCCTTTGAGGAACTAGACTCTAACGATCTTTTGGACACAAACACCGAAGCAGATCTCAATAAAAGGAAAATTGACAGATTAAAAGAAGAGCAGGCGATTGGTCACATCTTCTTCCCTGAGGGGGTGAAGTTTGAGAGAGGCAGATTTAACCAGTCAACAGTAAACGACAATTCGAGAGAAGAGCACAGATCTTCGTATTCCAGCAGCGAGGAGGCTCTGGCGAGCTGTGAGGGCGTCATCCTCACTCTGCCGCTCTTACCCTACAGGAGCTGCAGCTACCAGACTGTGGACATCAACAAGATTGTCTACGACATCCCCGTCACAGGCACTTACTACTTCGTGTTTTCCAGCGACAATGAGATCTATGTCAATGATCTATTCTTCAACCTGACGATGGAGCGAGTCGTGTACGACGTCAAGAACTCTGAAGAGCTGTGCTTGAACACAACAGAATGTTCCATGCCGCTGAGGTTCTGGTCGGACGAGCAGGCGGTAGTGGAGGTCCCGCAGGAGGCTGGCTGGGACAACTCGTACGTCCTGGAAACCAAGTGTGAGCCGCGAGTCTACATATATCTCACCATGATCCTCCTCGTCCCGGTGCTAATCATGTGTTGTGCTTTCCACTGA
- the LOC123767457 gene encoding uncharacterized protein isoform X1: protein MSGGSSVTYLPPELYPSQVSFVSINKDFSLLKPGKQELLRGPRRVVRLCVFALVLPALLITIPLYVRLVLYPPGHYPMVPTDQRLLSRHVSSVWCQAQKAHMNGTFNGYLSRSAPGVDPQRRTHVMLHSLALRDDVKEYWGFFLLKGSTVTLSSCSRWDGGQLMVLRGAENLHRCAWIGEEDSAEEEEEEDDVASNERHELQRHNMPGFTAPQEHSLTDNRKSGIADDTSHSSVPLFSEERRQSISELLRKAIKISKDKTEILRILHTEGKTRNFAFENQITDKDLALQNNTDNSTHAVPEIVALVDGQTETDANNSRKNISEIRQSVPSVDTLPGGTLPGGTLPGGTLPGGTLPGGTLPGGTHPGGTLQGGTLPGGTLPGGTLPGGTHPGQLRKARRKLKVKRKKGKRKRLNDKLNKKGMSRDENNTEELLVEDENTRRSRFKRFADDEEDTGNGAFEELDSNDLLDTNTEADLNKRKIDRLKEEQAIGHIFFPEGVKFERGRFNQSTVNDNSREEHRSSYSSSEEALASCEGVILTLPLLPYRSCSYQTVDINKIVYDIPVTGTYYFVFSSDNEIYVNDLFFNLTMERVVYDVKNSEELCLNTTECSMPLRFWSDEQAVVEVPQEAGWDNSYVLETKCEPRVYIYLTMILLVPVLIMCCAFH from the exons AGTTATTACGAGGTCCGCGTCGCGTGGTGCGGCTGTGCGTGTTCGCGCTGGTGCTGCCGGCGCTGCTCATCACTATACCCTTGTACGTGCGTCTGGTCCTCTACCCTCCGGGGCACTACCCCATGGTGCCCACTGACCAGCGGCTCCTTAGTCGTCACGTCtccagtgtctggtgccag GCGCAGAAGGCCCACATGAACGGTACCTTCAACGGGTACCTGTCGAGGAGCGCCCCCGGCGTCGACCCCCAGCGGCGCACACACGTCATGCTCCACTCTCTCGCCCTCAGGGACGACGTTAAGGAGTACTGGGGCTTCTTCTTGCTGAAGGGCTCCACCGTCACCCTCTCCTCCTGCTCCAG ATGGGATGGAGGGCAGCTGATGGTGCTACGAGGGGCGGAGAACCTTCACCGCTGCGCTTGGATCGGGGAGGAGGACtctgccgaagaggaggaggaggaggacgacgtGGCCAGCAATGAACGCCACGAGCTCCAACGACACAACATGCCGGGCTTCACAGCTCCGCAAGAACACTCGCTCACAGACAACAGAAAATCTGGGATCGCAGACGACACTTCCCACTCGAGTGTTCCGCTCTTCTCGGAAGAGCGTCGTCAGAGTATCAGTGAACTCTTGCGGAAGGCCATCAAAATCAGCAAAGACAAAACGGAGATTCTGCGAATTCTTCACACTGAGGGTAAGACTCGTAATTTTGCGTTTGAGAACCAGATTACAGACAAGGACTTAGCATTACAAAATAATACAGACAATTCAACACACGCTGTGCCCGAAATAGTAGCACTGGTCGACGGACAGACGGAGACTGATGCTAACAACAGCAGGAAAAACATCTCCGAAATCAGGCAGAGTGTACCGTCAGTTGATACACTCCCAGGTGGTACACTCCCAGGTGGTACACTCCCAGGTGGTACACTCCCAGGTGGTACACTCCCAGGTGGTACACTCCCAGGTGGTACACACCCAGGTGGTACACTCCAAGGTGGTACACTCCCAGGTGGTACACTCCCAGGTGGTACACTCCCAGGTGGTACACACCCAGGCCAGCTGAGGAAAGCCAGAAGAAAATTAAAAGTCAAAAGGAAGAAAGGTAAACGTAAACGTCTAAATGATAAACTAAACAAGAAGGGAATGTCTCGAGATGAAAATAATACTGAAGAACTATTGGTTGAAGACGAAAATACAAGACGATCACGGTTCAAGAGATTTGCCGACGATGAAGAAGATACTGGCAACGGTGCCTTTGAGGAACTAGACTCTAACGATCTTTTGGACACAAACACCGAAGCAGATCTCAATAAAAGGAAAATTGACAGATTAAAAGAAGAGCAGGCGATTGGTCACATCTTCTTCCCTGAGGGGGTGAAGTTTGAGAGAGGCAGATTTAACCAGTCAACAGTAAACGACAATTCGAGAGAAGAGCACAGATCTTCGTATTCCAGCAGCGAGGAGGCTCTGGCGAGCTGTGAGGGCGTCATCCTCACTCTGCCGCTCTTACCCTACAGGAGCTGCAGCTACCAGACTGTGGACATCAACAAGATTGTCTACGACATCCCCGTCACAGGCACTTACTACTTCGTGTTTTCCAGCGACAATGAGATCTATGTCAATGATCTATTCTTCAACCTGACGATGGAGCGAGTCGTGTACGACGTCAAGAACTCTGAAGAGCTGTGCTTGAACACAACAGAATGTTCCATGCCGCTGAGGTTCTGGTCGGACGAGCAGGCGGTAGTGGAGGTCCCGCAGGAGGCTGGCTGGGACAACTCGTACGTCCTGGAAACCAAGTGTGAGCCGCGAGTCTACATATATCTCACCATGATCCTCCTCGTCCCGGTGCTAATCATGTGTTGTGCTTTCCACTGA
- the LOC123767457 gene encoding uncharacterized protein isoform X2 produces MAVRAPSAGSLFSLYQYQSLPSLLHQPELLRGPRRVVRLCVFALVLPALLITIPLYVRLVLYPPGHYPMVPTDQRLLSRHVSSVWCQAQKAHMNGTFNGYLSRSAPGVDPQRRTHVMLHSLALRDDVKEYWGFFLLKGSTVTLSSCSRWDGGQLMVLRGAENLHRCAWIGEEDSAEEEEEEDDVASNERHELQRHNMPGFTAPQEHSLTDNRKSGIADDTSHSSVPLFSEERRQSISELLRKAIKISKDKTEILRILHTEGKTRNFAFENQITDKDLALQNNTDNSTHAVPEIVALVDGQTETDANNSRKNISEIRQSVPSVDTLPGGTLPGGTLPGGTLPGGTLPGGTLPGGTHPGGTLQGGTLPGGTLPGGTLPGGTHPGQLRKARRKLKVKRKKGKRKRLNDKLNKKGMSRDENNTEELLVEDENTRRSRFKRFADDEEDTGNGAFEELDSNDLLDTNTEADLNKRKIDRLKEEQAIGHIFFPEGVKFERGRFNQSTVNDNSREEHRSSYSSSEEALASCEGVILTLPLLPYRSCSYQTVDINKIVYDIPVTGTYYFVFSSDNEIYVNDLFFNLTMERVVYDVKNSEELCLNTTECSMPLRFWSDEQAVVEVPQEAGWDNSYVLETKCEPRVYIYLTMILLVPVLIMCCAFH; encoded by the exons AGTTATTACGAGGTCCGCGTCGCGTGGTGCGGCTGTGCGTGTTCGCGCTGGTGCTGCCGGCGCTGCTCATCACTATACCCTTGTACGTGCGTCTGGTCCTCTACCCTCCGGGGCACTACCCCATGGTGCCCACTGACCAGCGGCTCCTTAGTCGTCACGTCtccagtgtctggtgccag GCGCAGAAGGCCCACATGAACGGTACCTTCAACGGGTACCTGTCGAGGAGCGCCCCCGGCGTCGACCCCCAGCGGCGCACACACGTCATGCTCCACTCTCTCGCCCTCAGGGACGACGTTAAGGAGTACTGGGGCTTCTTCTTGCTGAAGGGCTCCACCGTCACCCTCTCCTCCTGCTCCAG ATGGGATGGAGGGCAGCTGATGGTGCTACGAGGGGCGGAGAACCTTCACCGCTGCGCTTGGATCGGGGAGGAGGACtctgccgaagaggaggaggaggaggacgacgtGGCCAGCAATGAACGCCACGAGCTCCAACGACACAACATGCCGGGCTTCACAGCTCCGCAAGAACACTCGCTCACAGACAACAGAAAATCTGGGATCGCAGACGACACTTCCCACTCGAGTGTTCCGCTCTTCTCGGAAGAGCGTCGTCAGAGTATCAGTGAACTCTTGCGGAAGGCCATCAAAATCAGCAAAGACAAAACGGAGATTCTGCGAATTCTTCACACTGAGGGTAAGACTCGTAATTTTGCGTTTGAGAACCAGATTACAGACAAGGACTTAGCATTACAAAATAATACAGACAATTCAACACACGCTGTGCCCGAAATAGTAGCACTGGTCGACGGACAGACGGAGACTGATGCTAACAACAGCAGGAAAAACATCTCCGAAATCAGGCAGAGTGTACCGTCAGTTGATACACTCCCAGGTGGTACACTCCCAGGTGGTACACTCCCAGGTGGTACACTCCCAGGTGGTACACTCCCAGGTGGTACACTCCCAGGTGGTACACACCCAGGTGGTACACTCCAAGGTGGTACACTCCCAGGTGGTACACTCCCAGGTGGTACACTCCCAGGTGGTACACACCCAGGCCAGCTGAGGAAAGCCAGAAGAAAATTAAAAGTCAAAAGGAAGAAAGGTAAACGTAAACGTCTAAATGATAAACTAAACAAGAAGGGAATGTCTCGAGATGAAAATAATACTGAAGAACTATTGGTTGAAGACGAAAATACAAGACGATCACGGTTCAAGAGATTTGCCGACGATGAAGAAGATACTGGCAACGGTGCCTTTGAGGAACTAGACTCTAACGATCTTTTGGACACAAACACCGAAGCAGATCTCAATAAAAGGAAAATTGACAGATTAAAAGAAGAGCAGGCGATTGGTCACATCTTCTTCCCTGAGGGGGTGAAGTTTGAGAGAGGCAGATTTAACCAGTCAACAGTAAACGACAATTCGAGAGAAGAGCACAGATCTTCGTATTCCAGCAGCGAGGAGGCTCTGGCGAGCTGTGAGGGCGTCATCCTCACTCTGCCGCTCTTACCCTACAGGAGCTGCAGCTACCAGACTGTGGACATCAACAAGATTGTCTACGACATCCCCGTCACAGGCACTTACTACTTCGTGTTTTCCAGCGACAATGAGATCTATGTCAATGATCTATTCTTCAACCTGACGATGGAGCGAGTCGTGTACGACGTCAAGAACTCTGAAGAGCTGTGCTTGAACACAACAGAATGTTCCATGCCGCTGAGGTTCTGGTCGGACGAGCAGGCGGTAGTGGAGGTCCCGCAGGAGGCTGGCTGGGACAACTCGTACGTCCTGGAAACCAAGTGTGAGCCGCGAGTCTACATATATCTCACCATGATCCTCCTCGTCCCGGTGCTAATCATGTGTTGTGCTTTCCACTGA